The genomic interval AAGAGGCATTTTACCATTAATATCTGGTTGATGTAAATAACCTCGTAATATTCCTTCATTTGTTTTTAATTCTTTATAAATTTGCATAACTGCTTCCTTTACTATTTAACTACTTGTTTATAATTTTTTATATAATTACGATACCAATGGTCAACAAATCCAGGGGCAAAGGGACCTTCATGATTTTTAATAAATTCCAATAAAATTCTCATTTCACTTTCAATTATTTTTTCAATATCTTCGGGATATTGCATCTTCTTACGATGTTTATCATATTCATCTTTATCTAGAATACGATAATTATAATTAGGAAAAACTTTAACATCTAGGTCATAATCAATATATTTAATCGCACCTTCTTCAAATAAATAGGGAGAGCAAATATTACAGTAATAATAAATACCATCTTTCCTTAACATCCCTATCACATTAAACCAATGGTCTTTGAAGAAGTAACAAATAGCAGGTTCTCTAGTATACCAGTACCGCCCATCGGACTCAGTGACCTTAGTACGATTATTAGCAGCAATTAAATAATTTTCTGTATGGTCTACAATAACCGCCTCTTTCCAAGCTCGATGAATTTTTCCATTATGTTTGTAGCTATGTATTTGAACAACATCGCCTATCTTTGAGGTATTCATCATATCACTTCTTTCTTGATAGTTTTTTATACAATTCATGTATTCATTATATAATTTTTTGTCAAAAATGAAAATAGATAATCAAAATATATCATTAAATATCTTCATAAATTTTTGATATAAAAATGTGACCGAATGAAAAGCGTAAAATTGTTCAACTAATTTTCCTTCTTTAAAAAGTAAAAAACAAGGAATGCTTGTGATATGATAATCTTCAATTATGTTTGGATAATGGTTAACATTAAGTTGATAAATCAATAAATGCTTCATTGTTTTAGAAACAATATCTAACATGATTTTAGCACTTTCACATGTCCCACACATGTTTGTATAAACTAACACGACACAATTATCATGACGTTTTAATGCTTGATTTAAATCATCTTGTGTAATATCATTCATTCATTAGCGCTCCATATTCATCTTCTTTAAAGCCAATATAAACTTTATAATCAGTCACTAGAATAGGACGTTTAATAAGCATCCCATTTGTTGAAAGAAGGTCATAACATTCATCTATTGTCATGTCTTTAATTTTGTCCTTTAATTTTAATTCTTTATATACATTTCCACTAGTATTAAACAATTTTCTAATATCTTTCCCACTTCTTTGATGAAAGTTTTTTATATCACTATTTGTAAACTTTGCACTTTTAATATCAATTATTTCATAGGGAATGTTTCTTTCATCTAGATACTTTTGTGCTTTTTTACAAGTACTACATTTTGTATAACAGTAAAATTGATTCATAAATCCTCCTTGAATTTTATCGATTTATTATTATTATAACAACTTATTGTTATAAATAGTTAAAATATGCAAAAATATCCATATAGAAAAAAAGGACTGATGCCAATTCAGTTCTTATTTTACTCTTTATCTTCTTTCCATAATATGACTCGCTCAGGGTGTAAAAGCATATTTTGAAAGTTTAATTTCGCTGAAGGAAATTTTTTATATAAATCGTGATTCAACCAATTTTTAATCTCTTCTCTTGCAGTTAGTTTATCTTTTGGACAAGTACTCGTTATTATAGGTAAATGATGCTTCAATGCAGCCTTTTTTATTGCTTTTTCTGTACATAATATAAGCGGTCTAATAAACGTTACACCAGATTCATCTAAATACATCTTCGGTTTAAAAGAGGCTATATACCCATTATAAATAGCGTTCATCCATAAAGTCTCTATCCCATCATCATAATGATGTGCCATAGATACTTTATTACAATTTAATTTTTTAGCTTCGTTATTTAAAATCCCTTTTTTCAATTTAGAACATAAAGAACATTTTATTCGATCGTTTTTATCAAGATTTCGTTTTAATATTTCATAAACTTGTGTTTTAACTAAATGATACTCAATCCCTTTATCACTGCAAAAATCAACAACTCGATCAAAATTCATATCAGGAAATCCTAATTGTAGTGTTATTCCTACTACTTCAAAATCTATATCAGCAAATTTTTGATATAAACTCAAAGCATACAACAAGATCATACTATCCTTGCCACCACTAACACCAACTGCAATTCGATCACCTGGTTCTATTAAATTAAATTTTTTATTCGCCTCAACAATTGAACCTAATATACTACGCATAATATCACTCATTTCTTTTCTGATTATATACTAAAAAGAATATTCTTACAATAAAATAATTGTTTATTTATTTTTCAATTTAGTATATAATAATAGCATGCGCCTGTAGCTCAAAGGATAGAGCATCAGATTCCGGTTCTGAGGGTTGTAGGTTCGAGTCCTATCAGGCGCGCCAATAGTAAAATAACTAGTGCTTCTAGAGTCCTTGAAACGGTTTATTTTAACCGTTTTTTTATATTAATTGTTAATTTTATTAACTTATAATTTAACTTTTAGTAACTTAATTTCATTTTTTAATTATGGTATACTTGTTTTTAGATGAAAAATCTATGAAAAGAACAACTATAACAACCATAAATGGTGGAGGGTAAAATGGAAATCAAAAAAGTATTTAAAAATCGTAGATCAGTTAGAAAATTTAAAAATATAGAAGTCAGTAATGAAATCATAAATGATATACTAGAATCAGCAACTACTGCACCGTGTACAGATTCATGCAATTACTATTTTGGTGTAATTACTGATAAAAGTGTTAAAGAAAAATAGCGAAGGAAACAGTTTATGCAGAATGGGATGCGGAAGCACCAGTAATATTTGAATGTTGTGCAAATATATCGTTTGATTTTAAAAATAAGAGTGCTGAAAGTTATACACATAAAGGGATTAAGTCAAGATATGGACAAGATATAACTGATTTTCTTATTAAACTAGATGATAGAAAGAAAGTGAAAACATTGATGCAGTCATCTCCTACCTATATTGCTGCTCAACATATTATATTAAGCGCAGTATCACATGGGCTTAAAGGTTGTCTAGTAGACTTTTTTAATTTAGAAAATATTAATAGGGTATTATATTTGCCTGATTATTTAACTGTTGAATTTATTGTACCAGTTGGATACCCAAATGAAAAAGGAAACCCAGTTAATGTTAATGATAGAAATAATGTCTTTTATAATCATTGGAAATAATATTTAAGGCTTACATAGTAACCATTATTATTATATCCAACAAATAATCATAATAAAAAATAAAGCTTACCAATTAAAAATGGTAAGCTTTTTGTTAATAGTTATTTATTTTTAATATCATTAAATAATTCTACATAATCAATATCAATAAAAGGAATATCATTGAGTATACGATATTCAGTAGACTCAATATATGCTTTCTGCCACGGATGAAATGTTTTTTTAGGATTACTTCTATAGACTGAACTTAATAAAATAAATTCACGTAGTCTAAAGAATAGTGGTAATTTATCAATCCATTCCACTAAAATTATATTTTCTTCAAGATATCCTTTCATAAATTGTTTAAACAATTCTATATTTGGTTCTTTATCCATATTCGCTGGGTCTCCACCAAGAAGGTAATAAAATAAATAAACAGCAATATCGTAGATGAACCAGTGATACTCAGCTTCATCAAAATCAATAATTGTTAATTGATCTTCATTATAAATAATATTCGCAAAATTATAATCTCCATGAACAAGACCAAAGACATCATTTGATTGCTGAAGTTCATTTAAAGAAGCTATTAAATCTTCCATTTTCTCTAAAATATCTTGATTTGGGATTACTTTATAAGCATCTTTTAAGTATTGATTTTCACTCCAATTTTCTCTTTGTTTATCATTCTTCATTGTCTTTGATATACGATGAATTTTACCTAATTGTTTACCTGCCATATAGTAGGTACTATCATTAGTTTTAAACTCAGTCCAAGTAAGTCCATTAGCTTTATCAAAGACGACTACAAGATATTCATTATGATCTGTTTTAAATCTTTCAATTAAATCACAATGAGGAAGTTTTATCCCTCGTACAACTGGTACATGATTCTCAACAAGCATCTCTAAAAATAATAATTCTGCTTCAATTTCTTTAACACTTCTGTGATTTACATCTGTAATTCTCATAACATACGAAACATTATCTTTCTTAAACTCATAGACAAAATTTTGGTAACCTCCCAATGCATTTAACGAATTGTTATCCACTTGATATCTAATAATTAACTTGCTTTTTAGTTGTTCAATTATATTCTTATTCATGTTCCCCCCCTAAAACTAATAATATAATTTATTATACCATAATAAATCACCTATTTTTTTCAAAAAAAACAAAAAATGCATTCCAGATGATTTAGGAAAGCATTTTATATATATAAAACTATTCAGTTTCATATCACAATTTAGAAGCAGCCTCTTCATCTACATAAACAGTAACATTATCATGCATTTGAAGCGCTGAGGCAGGACAACTAGAATCAAGTGGTCCTTTTACCATTTGATAAACAGCATCCGCTTTATTCTTACCTGATGCCACTAAGATAATCTTATTAGAATTTAATATATTTTGAATTCCCATCGTAACAGCATGTTTAGGGACTTCTTCAATTGATGCAAAAAATCTTGCATTATCACTTCTTGTTTTCTCATCTAATTTTACATAATGGGTTGTAGATTGAAATGAAGTTCCTGGTTCATTAAACCCTATGTGCCCATTACTACCAATTCCTAATATTTGAATATCAATTTGATTCTCTTCTAACATACGATTATATGAATCACATTCAGAATCAATATCAGAAATAGAACCATTAGGAATATGAATATTTTCTTGCTTAATATCGATATGTTTAAATAAATGTTTCATCATAAAATGATAATAGCTTTGTGAATGATCTTGATTAATACCATAATATTCATCTAAATTGAAAGTTTTAATATTTTGGTATGATGTATGATGGTTTTGATAATCTTTAATCATCTCATCATAAATCCCAATAGGAGAACTCCCTGTTGCTAGGCCGATAATAGAATTTGAATCTTCTTTTACTTGATTAATCACAGCTTCAGCTGCTGCTTTACTTAATGTTTCATAATTTTTAAATACTTTTACTTCCACAATTATACTCCTTTTTGATAAACTATTTTTCCTTTAACAATTGTCATCAAAATATCTAAATCTTTATCTAATATAACTAAATCAGCATCTTTACCAACTTCAATGCTTCCTTTTTTATCGTAAATATTTAATTTCTTAGCAGGATTTGTTGATGCCATTAATACTGCATCTTCTAAACTAATTCCTAAAAATTTTATTGAATTCTTTACCGCATCAATCATTTTTAACACACTACCAGCTAGCGTCTTATCAATTAGTCTTGCTTCATTATTTTCAACAAATACTTTTTGACCACCTAATTCATATTCACCATCTTCTAATCCTTTAGCACGCATTGAATCAGTAATTAAAGTTATATTTTCTTTACCCTTATTATTATAAAGTAATTCTACTGCTTTAGGATGTACATGTATTCCATCTACAATCACTTCAGCGTTTAATTTTTGATGTAAAAAACTTCCTCCAACAACACCAATTTCACGGTGGTGAATACCTGTCATCGCATTAAAACAGTGGGTTACAGAACAAGCTCCTTCTTCAATCGCTTGAACTGTTTCTAAGTAATTAGCTTTTGTATGTCCAATTGAAGCAATAATATTATTTTCTTTACAAAAACGTATTAAGTCATAGCCCCCTTCTGCTTCAGGTGCTATTGTTACGATTTTGATATGATTACCACTCGCTTCTTGATATTTTTTAAATTGAGCGATACTAGGATTGACAATATATTCTTTAGGTTGAGCTCCACATGCTTTTTCATTAATAAATGGACCTTCAAGATGAACCCCTAAAACTTCAGCTCCACTAGAATCTTTAAGTTTCATATACTCATTAACATTTTGAAGCGCATCAGTAACTACAGTTTCTTTTTGTGTCATTGTCGTTGCTAAGAAACTAGTTGTCCCCTCTTTTACCAAGGTAGTAGACATGTTACGTAAACTATCAATACTACTATCCATTACATCAGATCCATTAGCTCCATGTATATGTTCATCAATAAATCCAGGAACAACAATAACATCCTCATTAAAACAAATTCCCTCAATCGCTTGACTAGAACTAATACGTTTAATCTTCCCATCTTCAATTTCTATATTGCCATTCAAATATCCTTGAGGTGTTAATAATTTCACATTTTTTATTCCTTTTAGCATCCTATTCCCTCCTATCTAATTTATCTAATCCTATTATATACTATTCAACTTATCTATACAAGTGATTAGACAAGTAAAAATAAAAAAACTACCCAAAAGGTAGTCTATCTTACTGCATGTTGTATAAATCGATATTGGTCTGCTCGATAATAAGACTTTACATATTCAAAAGGTCGTCCATTATCTAAAAAAGAATTTAATGAGATATGTAAAACTGGTGCAGTTTTAGATATTCCTAAATAATCAGCGATTTCATTTGTTGCTAGCCTTGCTTCAATTGTTTGAATACTGTAATTAATTTTTAAATGTAGTTCTTCTTCTATATACTGATAAAAGGATCCATCCATGATATCTTCATTAATTACCTTAAACAAACGATAGGGTACATACAATTGTTCAAATAATACAGGAATATCATCACCATAACGTATTCTTTCAACTAAATACACTAATTCATCTTTATTCAAAAATAATTTAGCACTCACTTCTTCATCTGCTGGTATTAAATCTATAGATATAATTTTATTGGTTACCTTACGGTTCATTTGATTCATTTCCTCTGTAAAACTGATTAACCCTTGAATCTTTTTATCAATCTTTACTGAATTAACAAATGTACCTTTCCCTTTATGCTTATACACATAACCTTCATTAACTAAATCATTCAATGCTTGTCTAACCGTCATCCTTGAAACATTATATTTTTCTTTTAATTCATTTTCACTCGGAATCATATCCCCTTGTTGTAATAAACCATTTTTTATTTGATGTTTAATATCATTTTCAATCACTTGATATATCGGTATATTCTTCATATTATAACCTCTCTAATCTTAGAACTATTAATCTTCTCATACTTGTAATATTACCATATCAACATCCAATAAGTAAAGACTTCCTAATATTGGAAGTGATTAATACAAGACTTAATCAATTTTTAATATCTACAAATAAACTTCCATCAGGTTGTAATTCTGCATAAAACACATCTTCTACTTTATCTATTCCATGATTGTGAAGTTGTTCATATAACCAATCATAAGATAAATTCAGTTCTTTCATATTTTTTCTAACAATAAAACCAGAAATAATTATTTGAGTAGGCATATATAATTGTGGTTCAGGTATAATATCTATATCTTTTTTAATTAAGGCTTGTTTATCTGGTTTTTTTAGAATAGTCAATTCACCATTCGGTTCAACAATCGCATAGTCAATATCCATGATTGAAAACACATCTTTTTCTCTCATTAAAGTCAGTAAATTATCCATATCTAGTCTTAATTTTTTTAAAGTCTTATGTTGTAGTTCACCCTTTTTTATCACAATAGATGGTTCTCCATCCAAAAAAACACGTGCTTTAGGAAACTTTATGACAAGTACATCAACCACATAAGTTAATAAACACCACCAAATTAATGATGATATCGTTTGAACAAAATCTTCACCTTCTAATGTAACAATATTCGCCGCAATAGACCCAATCGTTATCCCAGTAATATAATTAAAAAAAGTTAATTGAGACATTTGTTTTTTTCCCAAGGATCTTGTAAGTAATAAGAGGACTAAAAAAGATAATGTTGTACTTAAGAGTGCCTGTATCAAATAATTTCCATTCATGTTATCACCTTCAATTTATTTTTTACACACTTTTCCAATATATTCATCAAAAAAAAATGTAAAACCTGTTTACATTTTTTAAATCAAAGTGTATAATGTAAAAGCATGCCAGCGTGGCGGAATTGGTAGACGCAGTGGACTCAAAATCCACCGGAGTCAAATCCTTACGGGTTCGAGTCCCGTCGCTGGTACCATGATTTTAAGACTACCTCAACACACGTCCGTTTAACGGACATCATAAGTAAATTATATACTATGATTTCTTATAAATCAACTATAATTTACAAAAAATTTAATTGAGGGAGGTATTTTTAAATGAGACTAAAACAAATACGAAAAAAATTAAATTTAAAACAAGAAGATATTGCAAAAATTATTAATTTAAAACGCAATAACATATCAAGAATAGAAAATGGAATACAAACATTAAATAATGAACAAATAGTTGAAATATGTAAAACATTAAAAATATCAGCAGATTATCTTTTAGGATTAGTTGATGAAAACACAGAAAATGAATAACACAACTTAGAAAGTCATCACGAATGACTTTTTTTTATTTACAAAAGAAAGGAGGATAATTAAATATGAAATTCAAAAAATTAACAACTAAAATTGATTTAAACGAATTAAGAAAATGTCAATTAAACTTAACTAAAATTTATAAACCTGATCTTTATTATTATTCATATAAATACGAAACTACTATAGACAACATACTTAATATACGTAGTCATATTTTAAATGCTAATCAATTTAATTTAATATTACTAATAATCAATAATAATGATCAAGATATATTTAATAAAGACATTAGCCTATTAACCTATGAACGCCCTTATCAATTAGAACATATAGAAAAAATAGATGAAGATATTTATTATTGCAATATTTTTTTAGACGAGATAAACTATATAGAAAATAAACTTAATCCAGATCAAATAGAAATAATAAAAAGAACTGACATGAAAATAGATAAAGAAAACACATCAAAAGTTATTCCATGGTAAACTAAAGGTAGAGACTAAACTCTACCTTTTTTTTTATATTACTGTTAATAATTAAAATTACTAAAATAATCATTCTTAATTTAATAAATTTTTTATTTCTTTATCATCAGGTAACTGACACTATATCCCCAAAAAACTTTTTTTATAATATGATTTATTTCATTATCATTAAATTTACATCTAGATAAAAACATAGCATAAGTCAAATACTCTAATATTTTAATATCAAATATTTGAAATTGATCAAATTGTGTATCATAATTTTCATGAACAATATCATTTCTTATATCACATACTTTTTTAGCATAAGAAAATAAATCATCATAATCTAAATACTTATACTCTAAAGTACCCTCTATACATTTTTTATATTTTTGTAAACTATTTATAATTTTTTCAATAGTTTTAACTCTTTTACCAATATTTCCAATTACACTTTTAGCATCTAATAAACATTTCTTCTCATTTTCATTAAAATAGTCACAATTGATTTCATTAATCTTATTTAATAAAATTTTTTTTATACCTTTCAAACTAGAATCTTTATGGTTTTTTGTATTATCATATATTTTATTGTATTCACTTTCAAATGCAGAAA from Mycoplasmatota bacterium carries:
- a CDS encoding GntR family transcriptional regulator, with protein sequence MKNIPIYQVIENDIKHQIKNGLLQQGDMIPSENELKEKYNVSRMTVRQALNDLVNEGYVYKHKGKGTFVNSVKIDKKIQGLISFTEEMNQMNRKVTNKIISIDLIPADEEVSAKLFLNKDELVYLVERIRYGDDIPVLFEQLYVPYRLFKVINEDIMDGSFYQYIEEELHLKINYSIQTIEARLATNEIADYLGISKTAPVLHISLNSFLDNGRPFEYVKSYYRADQYRFIQHAVR
- the nagB gene encoding glucosamine-6-phosphate deaminase translates to MEVKVFKNYETLSKAAAEAVINQVKEDSNSIIGLATGSSPIGIYDEMIKDYQNHHTSYQNIKTFNLDEYYGINQDHSQSYYHFMMKHLFKHIDIKQENIHIPNGSISDIDSECDSYNRMLEENQIDIQILGIGSNGHIGFNEPGTSFQSTTHYVKLDEKTRSDNARFFASIEEVPKHAVTMGIQNILNSNKIILVASGKNKADAVYQMVKGPLDSSCPASALQMHDNVTVYVDEEAASKL
- the nagA gene encoding N-acetylglucosamine-6-phosphate deacetylase, with the translated sequence MLKGIKNVKLLTPQGYLNGNIEIEDGKIKRISSSQAIEGICFNEDVIVVPGFIDEHIHGANGSDVMDSSIDSLRNMSTTLVKEGTTSFLATTMTQKETVVTDALQNVNEYMKLKDSSGAEVLGVHLEGPFINEKACGAQPKEYIVNPSIAQFKKYQEASGNHIKIVTIAPEAEGGYDLIRFCKENNIIASIGHTKANYLETVQAIEEGACSVTHCFNAMTGIHHREIGVVGGSFLHQKLNAEVIVDGIHVHPKAVELLYNNKGKENITLITDSMRAKGLEDGEYELGGQKVFVENNEARLIDKTLAGSVLKMIDAVKNSIKFLGISLEDAVLMASTNPAKKLNIYDKKGSIEVGKDADLVILDKDLDILMTIVKGKIVYQKGV
- a CDS encoding thioredoxin family protein, which translates into the protein MNDITQDDLNQALKRHDNCVVLVYTNMCGTCESAKIMLDIVSKTMKHLLIYQLNVNHYPNIIEDYHITSIPCFLLFKEGKLVEQFYAFHSVTFLYQKFMKIFNDIF
- a CDS encoding nitroreductase family protein, with the translated sequence MEIKKVFKNRRSVRKFKNIEVSNEIINDILESATTAPCTDSCNYYFGVITDKSVKEK
- a CDS encoding helix-turn-helix transcriptional regulator — protein: MRLKQIRKKLNLKQEDIAKIINLKRNNISRIENGIQTLNNEQIVEICKTLKISADYLLGLVDENTENE
- a CDS encoding DUF421 domain-containing protein translates to MNGNYLIQALLSTTLSFLVLLLLTRSLGKKQMSQLTFFNYITGITIGSIAANIVTLEGEDFVQTISSLIWWCLLTYVVDVLVIKFPKARVFLDGEPSIVIKKGELQHKTLKKLRLDMDNLLTLMREKDVFSIMDIDYAIVEPNGELTILKKPDKQALIKKDIDIIPEPQLYMPTQIIISGFIVRKNMKELNLSYDWLYEQLHNHGIDKVEDVFYAELQPDGSLFVDIKN
- a CDS encoding nitroreductase family protein — protein: MQSSPTYIAAQHIILSAVSHGLKGCLVDFFNLENINRVLYLPDYLTVEFIVPVGYPNEKGNPVNVNDRNNVFYNHWK
- a CDS encoding arsenate reductase family protein; amino-acid sequence: MNQFYCYTKCSTCKKAQKYLDERNIPYEIIDIKSAKFTNSDIKNFHQRSGKDIRKLFNTSGNVYKELKLKDKIKDMTIDECYDLLSTNGMLIKRPILVTDYKVYIGFKEDEYGALMNE
- a CDS encoding tRNA 2-thiocytidine biosynthesis protein TtcA, whose product is MRSILGSIVEANKKFNLIEPGDRIAVGVSGGKDSMILLYALSLYQKFADIDFEVVGITLQLGFPDMNFDRVVDFCSDKGIEYHLVKTQVYEILKRNLDKNDRIKCSLCSKLKKGILNNEAKKLNCNKVSMAHHYDDGIETLWMNAIYNGYIASFKPKMYLDESGVTFIRPLILCTEKAIKKAALKHHLPIITSTCPKDKLTAREEIKNWLNHDLYKKFPSAKLNFQNMLLHPERVILWKEDKE
- a CDS encoding DUF402 domain-containing protein, whose amino-acid sequence is MNTSKIGDVVQIHSYKHNGKIHRAWKEAVIVDHTENYLIAANNRTKVTESDGRYWYTREPAICYFFKDHWFNVIGMLRKDGIYYYCNICSPYLFEEGAIKYIDYDLDVKVFPNYNYRILDKDEYDKHRKKMQYPEDIEKIIESEMRILLEFIKNHEGPFAPGFVDHWYRNYIKNYKQVVK
- a CDS encoding phosphotransferase, whose protein sequence is MNKNIIEQLKSKLIIRYQVDNNSLNALGGYQNFVYEFKKDNVSYVMRITDVNHRSVKEIEAELLFLEMLVENHVPVVRGIKLPHCDLIERFKTDHNEYLVVVFDKANGLTWTEFKTNDSTYYMAGKQLGKIHRISKTMKNDKQRENWSENQYLKDAYKVIPNQDILEKMEDLIASLNELQQSNDVFGLVHGDYNFANIIYNEDQLTIIDFDEAEYHWFIYDIAVYLFYYLLGGDPANMDKEPNIELFKQFMKGYLEENIILVEWIDKLPLFFRLREFILLSSVYRSNPKKTFHPWQKAYIESTEYRILNDIPFIDIDYVELFNDIKNK